A single Osmerus mordax isolate fOsmMor3 chromosome 7, fOsmMor3.pri, whole genome shotgun sequence DNA region contains:
- the chdh gene encoding choline dehydrogenase, mitochondrial, whose product MLSMAVRVRVGMGVRRCLSSWFPGPSVASTWRLAPSSSSSLRHRSTTAANQSSPTPSCSYIIVGAGSAGCVLANRLSEDSQESVVLLEAGPKDMFLGSKRVSWKIHMPAALTYNLCDEKYNWYYHTLAQEHMDQRVLYWPRGRVWGGSSTLNAMVYIRGHALDYDRWQSEGAEGWDYQHCLPYFRKAQFHELGENRYRGGSGPLHVSRGKTNHPLHQAFIEAGQQAGYPFTDDMNGYQQEGLGWMDMTIYKGKRWSTASAYLRPVLSRPNLRAEVRCMITRVLFEGNRAVGVEYLQNGQKKKLYADKEVILSGGAINSPQLLMLSGVGDADHLRQLDIPVVQHLPGVGSNLQDHLELYVQQECTQPITLYKAQKPFHMVQIGLEWLLKFTGYGATAHLESGGFIRSRGGVAHPDIQFHFLPSQVIDHGRVASKIEAYQVHVGPVRSTSIGWMKLKSANPLDHPLLQPNYLSTEMDVWEFRESVKLSREIFAQKAFDPFRGAEVQPGPQIQSDAEIDAFVRRKADSAYHPSCTCKMGSPSDPTAVVDPQTRVLGLEGLRVVDASIMPSIVSGNLNSPTIMIAEKAADIIRGRPALSDMGVPVYHPLTLETQR is encoded by the exons ATGCTTTCTATGGCTGTGCGAGTCAGAGTCGGCATGGGGGTGAGAAGGTGTTTGTCCTCCTGGTTCCCTGGGCCTTCTGTTGCCTCAACCTGGAGGCTtgccccttcttcctcctcctccctacgaCACAGGAGCACTAccgcagccaatcagagctccCCAACCCCGTCGTGCAGCTACATCATCGTGGGGGCTGGGTCAGCGGGCTGCGTCCTGGCCAATCGGCTCTCGGAAGACTCCCAGGAGTCGGTGGTGCTTCTGGAGGCAGGACCGAAGGATATGTTTCTCGGCAGCAAACGAGTGTCCTGGAAAATCCACATGCCGGCAGCGCTGACCTACAACCTGTGTGATGAAAAGTACAACTGGTACTACCACACGCTGGCCCAGGAGCACATGGACCAGCGGGTTCTGTACTGGCCCCGGGGCCGTGTCTGGGGCGGGTCCTCCACCCTCAACGCCATGGTGTACATCCGGGGCCATGCCCTGGACTACGACCGCTGGCAGAGCGAGGGTGCGGAGGGTTGGGACTACCAACACTGCCTGCCCTACTTCCGCAAGGCTCAGTTCCATGAGCTGGGGGAAAACCGCTACCGTGGGGGCAGCGGGCCGCTGCATGTTTCCCGGGGGAAGACCAACCACCCGTTACATCAGGCCTTCATCGAAGCTGGGCAGCAGGCGGGGTACCCCTTTACTGATGACATGAACGGGTACCAGCAGGAGGGTCTGGGGTGGATGGACATGACTATATATAAAG GAAAGAGGTGGAGCACTGCCAGTGCGTACCTGCGGCCAGTACTGAGCCGACCCAACCTGCGGGCTGAGGTGCGCTGCATGATCACCAGGGTTCTGTTTGAAGGGAACCGGGCTGTGGGAGTGGAGTACCTTCAGAATGGACAGAAGAAGAAG CTGTATGCTGATAAAGAGGTGATTCTCAGTGGGGGGGCCATCAACTCCCCGCAGCTGCTGATGCTGTCAGGGGTGGGCGATGCAGACCACCTCAGGCAACTGGACATTCCTGTGGTCCAGCACTTACCAG gggttGGTAGTAACCTGCAGGACCACCTGGAGCTGTATGTGCAACAGGAGTGTACCCAACCCATCACACTCTACAAGGCCCAGAAACCCTTCCACATGGTGCAGATAGGACTGGAGTGGCTCCTAAAATTCACTG GTTACGGGGCCACGGCCCACCTGGAGAGTGGGGGGTTCATCCGGAGCCGAGGGGGTGTGGCCCACCCAGACATACAGTTCCACTTCCTTCCGTCGCAGGTCATCGACCATGGCAGGGTGGCCTCCAAGATAGAGGCCTACCAG GTTCACGTTGGACCAGTGAGAAGCACAAGTATTGGGTGGATGAAATTGAAGAGTGCCAACCCTCTAGACCACCCTCTTCTCCAGCCCAACTACCTCTCTACTG agatggatGTGTGGGAGTTCAGGGAGAGCGTCAAACTGTCCAGGGAGATCTTTGCCCAGAAGGCTTTTGATCCGTTCCGCGGCGCTGAGGTCCAGCCGGGCCCCCAGATCCAGTCGGATGCGGAGATAGACGCCTTTGTCCGCCGCAAGGCCGACAGCGCCTACCACCCCTCCTGCACCTGCAAGATGGGCTCTCCCTCCGACCCCACGGCAGTGGTGGACCCCCAGACACGCGTGCTCGGCCTGGAGGGCCTCCGCGTGGTCGACGCCTCCATCATGCCCAGCATCGTCAGCGGCAACCTGAACTCGCCCACCATCATGATAGCGGAGAAGGCGGCTGACATCATCAGAGGGCGCCCGGCGCTGAGCGACATGGGCGTGCCAGTGTACCATCCCCTGACTCTGGAAACACAgcggtag
- the LOC136946269 gene encoding uncharacterized protein isoform X1 has product MWSLCMLLLLNVVASHWTPPEVTVKCNEHKGPTEGFFKDEINPSIINALIVVPVMLRGHSCWTLNISWAISIDNSIQYLTGTHLTIEFGSMYKLDCRYHPRLHTVALRNDTQQAWFHHLQTDCNLKLGNAIDVTAYNLPIPPHTNRRMDYKNYVESQIPDHLPDEQQSRFVTLGEVSLSTPVVSVMPSSETAELESLSAGSLLVILGSGAGLLALVCFILYKVYRKTSHYSSLPLPYTPQAPVSVLVIYPPENSVFQNAVVSLAEFLLGSGCRVDIDLWQRGLLAEMGPMRWLAQQANKADRVLVVCPPYNHNPAPCAPPSRLGHLANVPTAAAYDLFPLVLNMLASQALCPDQIDKFWVLHLGKAPESRDVPVELRGCRKFCLMKDVEKLCRQLHRQQGAMGRFTTGLGRPGADLAHRKNKLSDAVRYLGTQPDFSQSQLGVSVELNCMKENI; this is encoded by the exons ATGTGGAGTTTGTGCATGTTGCTGCTTTTAAATGTGGTGGCCTCTCATTGGACTCCCCCTGAAGTT ACAGTTAAATGTAATGAGCACAAGG GGCCAACAGAGGGTTTTTTTAAAGATGAAATCAATCCGTCTATAATAAATGCCTTGATCGTTGTCCCTGTGATGCTCAGAGGACATAGCTGCTGGACACTCAATATCAGTTGGGCCATCAGTATAGACA ATAGCATCCAATATCTCACAGGGACTCATTTGACGATAGAATTTGGATCTATGTACAAATTAGATTGTCGCTATCACCCACGTTTGCACACCGTGGCCCTCAGGAATGACACGCAG CAAGCGTGGTTCCATCACCTGCAGACTGACTGCAATTTGAAGTTAGGCAACGCAATTGACGTTACAGCCTACAATCTTCCCATCCCACCACATACGAATAGAAGAATGGATTATAAAAACTATGTAGAATCCCAAATCCCTG ATCACTTGCCAGATGAGCAGCAGAGCCGCTTCGTAACGCTAG GTGAGGTGAGCCTTTCCACCCCAGTTGTGAGTGTGATGCCCTCTTCAG AGACAGCTGAGCTGGAGAGTTTGTCTGCAGGCTCCCTGCTGGTTATTCTGGGCTCTGGGGCTGGCCTGCTAGCTCTGGTCTGCTTCATCCTCT ATAAAGTTTACAGAAAAACATCCCACTATAGTTCCTTGCCACTGCCTTATACTCCCCAAGCACCCGTCTCTGTCCTGGTGATCTACCCTCCTGAGAACTCTGTGTTCCAGAACGCAGTGGTGTCTCTGGCAGAGTTCCTGCTGGGTAGTGGCTGCAGAGTGGACATCGACCTCTGGCAGCGTGGCCTGCTAGCAGAAATGGGCCCAATGCGCTGGCTGGCTCAGCAGGCCAACAAGGCGGACAGAGTGCTGGTTGTCTGTCCGCCGTATAACCATAACCCAGCCCCCTGTGCACCCCCTTCCAGGCTGGGACACTTGGCCAATGTCCCAACTGCAGCAGCCTATGACTTGTTTCCCCTGGTGCTGAATATGCTGGCCAGCCAGGCGCTATGCCCAGACCAGATAGACAAGTTCTGGGTGCTGCACCTAGGCAAAGCCCCGGAGAGCAGGGACGTTCCTGTGGAGCTGAGGGGCTGCAGAAAGTTCTGTCTGATGAAGGATGTGGAAAAGCTGTGCAGGCAGCTCCACAGGCAGCAAGGCGCTATGGGGAGGTTCACCACAGGCCTGGGAAGGCCTGGGGCTGATTTGGCACACCGTAAAAACAAGTTGAGCGATGCTGTGAGATATTTAGGGACTCAACCAGACTTCTCCCAGTCGCAGTTAGGCGTCTCAGTAGAGCTGAATTGTATGAAGGAAAATATATAA
- the LOC136946269 gene encoding uncharacterized protein isoform X2: MLRGHSCWTLNISWAISIDNSIQYLTGTHLTIEFGSMYKLDCRYHPRLHTVALRNDTQQAWFHHLQTDCNLKLGNAIDVTAYNLPIPPHTNRRMDYKNYVESQIPDHLPDEQQSRFVTLGEVSLSTPVVSVMPSSETAELESLSAGSLLVILGSGAGLLALVCFILYKVYRKTSHYSSLPLPYTPQAPVSVLVIYPPENSVFQNAVVSLAEFLLGSGCRVDIDLWQRGLLAEMGPMRWLAQQANKADRVLVVCPPYNHNPAPCAPPSRLGHLANVPTAAAYDLFPLVLNMLASQALCPDQIDKFWVLHLGKAPESRDVPVELRGCRKFCLMKDVEKLCRQLHRQQGAMGRFTTGLGRPGADLAHRKNKLSDAVRYLGTQPDFSQSQLGVSVELNCMKENI; encoded by the exons ATGCTCAGAGGACATAGCTGCTGGACACTCAATATCAGTTGGGCCATCAGTATAGACA ATAGCATCCAATATCTCACAGGGACTCATTTGACGATAGAATTTGGATCTATGTACAAATTAGATTGTCGCTATCACCCACGTTTGCACACCGTGGCCCTCAGGAATGACACGCAG CAAGCGTGGTTCCATCACCTGCAGACTGACTGCAATTTGAAGTTAGGCAACGCAATTGACGTTACAGCCTACAATCTTCCCATCCCACCACATACGAATAGAAGAATGGATTATAAAAACTATGTAGAATCCCAAATCCCTG ATCACTTGCCAGATGAGCAGCAGAGCCGCTTCGTAACGCTAG GTGAGGTGAGCCTTTCCACCCCAGTTGTGAGTGTGATGCCCTCTTCAG AGACAGCTGAGCTGGAGAGTTTGTCTGCAGGCTCCCTGCTGGTTATTCTGGGCTCTGGGGCTGGCCTGCTAGCTCTGGTCTGCTTCATCCTCT ATAAAGTTTACAGAAAAACATCCCACTATAGTTCCTTGCCACTGCCTTATACTCCCCAAGCACCCGTCTCTGTCCTGGTGATCTACCCTCCTGAGAACTCTGTGTTCCAGAACGCAGTGGTGTCTCTGGCAGAGTTCCTGCTGGGTAGTGGCTGCAGAGTGGACATCGACCTCTGGCAGCGTGGCCTGCTAGCAGAAATGGGCCCAATGCGCTGGCTGGCTCAGCAGGCCAACAAGGCGGACAGAGTGCTGGTTGTCTGTCCGCCGTATAACCATAACCCAGCCCCCTGTGCACCCCCTTCCAGGCTGGGACACTTGGCCAATGTCCCAACTGCAGCAGCCTATGACTTGTTTCCCCTGGTGCTGAATATGCTGGCCAGCCAGGCGCTATGCCCAGACCAGATAGACAAGTTCTGGGTGCTGCACCTAGGCAAAGCCCCGGAGAGCAGGGACGTTCCTGTGGAGCTGAGGGGCTGCAGAAAGTTCTGTCTGATGAAGGATGTGGAAAAGCTGTGCAGGCAGCTCCACAGGCAGCAAGGCGCTATGGGGAGGTTCACCACAGGCCTGGGAAGGCCTGGGGCTGATTTGGCACACCGTAAAAACAAGTTGAGCGATGCTGTGAGATATTTAGGGACTCAACCAGACTTCTCCCAGTCGCAGTTAGGCGTCTCAGTAGAGCTGAATTGTATGAAGGAAAATATATAA
- the LOC136946269 gene encoding interleukin-17 receptor B isoform X3 has protein sequence MDYKNYVESQIPDHLPDEQQSRFVTLGEVSLSTPVVSVMPSSETAELESLSAGSLLVILGSGAGLLALVCFILYKVYRKTSHYSSLPLPYTPQAPVSVLVIYPPENSVFQNAVVSLAEFLLGSGCRVDIDLWQRGLLAEMGPMRWLAQQANKADRVLVVCPPYNHNPAPCAPPSRLGHLANVPTAAAYDLFPLVLNMLASQALCPDQIDKFWVLHLGKAPESRDVPVELRGCRKFCLMKDVEKLCRQLHRQQGAMGRFTTGLGRPGADLAHRKNKLSDAVRYLGTQPDFSQSQLGVSVELNCMKENI, from the exons ATGGATTATAAAAACTATGTAGAATCCCAAATCCCTG ATCACTTGCCAGATGAGCAGCAGAGCCGCTTCGTAACGCTAG GTGAGGTGAGCCTTTCCACCCCAGTTGTGAGTGTGATGCCCTCTTCAG AGACAGCTGAGCTGGAGAGTTTGTCTGCAGGCTCCCTGCTGGTTATTCTGGGCTCTGGGGCTGGCCTGCTAGCTCTGGTCTGCTTCATCCTCT ATAAAGTTTACAGAAAAACATCCCACTATAGTTCCTTGCCACTGCCTTATACTCCCCAAGCACCCGTCTCTGTCCTGGTGATCTACCCTCCTGAGAACTCTGTGTTCCAGAACGCAGTGGTGTCTCTGGCAGAGTTCCTGCTGGGTAGTGGCTGCAGAGTGGACATCGACCTCTGGCAGCGTGGCCTGCTAGCAGAAATGGGCCCAATGCGCTGGCTGGCTCAGCAGGCCAACAAGGCGGACAGAGTGCTGGTTGTCTGTCCGCCGTATAACCATAACCCAGCCCCCTGTGCACCCCCTTCCAGGCTGGGACACTTGGCCAATGTCCCAACTGCAGCAGCCTATGACTTGTTTCCCCTGGTGCTGAATATGCTGGCCAGCCAGGCGCTATGCCCAGACCAGATAGACAAGTTCTGGGTGCTGCACCTAGGCAAAGCCCCGGAGAGCAGGGACGTTCCTGTGGAGCTGAGGGGCTGCAGAAAGTTCTGTCTGATGAAGGATGTGGAAAAGCTGTGCAGGCAGCTCCACAGGCAGCAAGGCGCTATGGGGAGGTTCACCACAGGCCTGGGAAGGCCTGGGGCTGATTTGGCACACCGTAAAAACAAGTTGAGCGATGCTGTGAGATATTTAGGGACTCAACCAGACTTCTCCCAGTCGCAGTTAGGCGTCTCAGTAGAGCTGAATTGTATGAAGGAAAATATATAA